The Ectothiorhodospiraceae bacterium 2226 region ACCCTGCCGGCGGGCGCGGTGTTGTCTATCCTGTTTTTCTTCATCCTGCTCGGCAGCTTCGGGCGCGGCATCTTCGACTGAGGCGCGCGCGGGCCGTTTTACGAGGAGCGCCGGTATGGCGGATCTGTTCGACTTCGATACCCGGCCGGACGAATACGCTGTGATGGGCAATCCGGTCGCGCACAGCCAGTCGCCGCGTATCCACGCCCTGTTTGCGCAGCAGACCGGCCAGCGCGTGCATTACAGCGCGATCCACGTCGACCTCGGCGGCTTCGCGCAGGCCGTGGGGAATTTCGCCGCCAACGGCGGCAAGGGCCTCAACATCACGGTGCCCTTCAAGGGCGAGGCCTTCGCGCTCGCCGACGAGCTCAGCGAGCGCGCCGGCGAGGCGCGGGCCGTGAACACCTTCGTGTGCCGGCGCGACGGCTACCTGATCGGCGACAACACCGACGGCGTGGGCCTGGTGCGCGATCTCACCCAGAACCACGCCGCGCCGCTCGCCGGCAAGCGGGTGCTGCTGCTCGGCGCCGGCGGCGCGGCGCGCGGTGTGCTCGGCCCGCTGCTCGCCGAAGGCCCGGCCGAGCTCCACATCGCCAACCGCACCGCCGACCGCGCGGAGGTGCTCGCGGAGGCCTTTGCGGCGACGGGGCGGGTGCGCGGCGGAGGCTACGGGGGTCTGCAAGGGGCTTACGACCTCATCATCAACGCCACCAGCGCGAGCCTCGGCGGCGAGCTGCCGCCGCTGCCGGACGACGCGCTGGCGCCCGGCGGCTGGTGCTACGACATGATGTACGGCAAGGAACCCACGCCGTTTCTGCGCTGGGCGGCGGCCCACGGCGCGGCGCAGGCCTTGGACGGCGTCGGCATGTTGGTGGAGCAGGCGGCCGAGTCGTTCTCCATCTGGCGCAAGGTGCGCCCTGCCACGGCGCCGGTCATCGCCGCGCTGCGGGCGGGGGCGTGACGCGGGCCTTGCGGAAGCGCCGCGCGATGCAGCGCGTCCCGCGGCACAGGGATGTGCGTGGTGTAAAAGATCCAGGCTGAATTGATGCAGACCCTCTAGCCGGCGGCGTGCCGGTTCTTGAGCTCGACGTAGAAACCCGCGGAATACTCGATCCAGGCGCGCTCCTCGGCGCGCAGCGGGCGCACGCGGCGGGCGGGGCTGCCGAGCCAGAGATAACCGCCTTCGAGCCGCCTACCGGGCGGCACCACGCTGGCGGCGCCGAGCAGCACATAGGGCTCCAGCACGGCGCCGTCCATCACCACCGCGCCCATGCCGATCAGACAGCGCTCCCCGATGCTGCAGCCGTGCAGCACGACGCGGTGACCGACCGTCACCTCCGCGCCGATGCTGAGCGGATAGCCGGGGGCGTCGCCGTGCGCGTGCGTGACGTGCAACACGCTGGCGTCCTGGATGTTGGTGCGCGCCCCGATCTCGATGCGGTTCACGTCCCCGCGCGCCACCGCCATGGGCCACACCGAGGCATCGGCGCCGAGGCTCACCGCGCCGACGACCAGCGCGCTGGCGTCCACCCACGCGCCCGTCGCCAGCTCGGGGTGCCGGCCGTCGAAGGCGCGCAGGCTCATCGCGGCGCGCTCAGCGCAGGTAGGCCTCCTTGTCCCACAGGAATTCCCCCTCCACCGCCTTCTCCTCCGGTTCGGGCGGTATATTCACCGGGTTGAACCGGCGCTCGGTCTGTCGCCGCTCAGCGTGCGGCCACGGGCGCTGGCGCCAGTTGAGCGCGCGGCGCTCGTTGGCGCAGTAGCGGTACACGAACTCGCGCACGGTCACCGGTGTGCCGAGCAGACGCTTGCCGTTCAGCCCGGCGATGGCCTTCTCGGCCAGCCGGTCGGGCTCGAGCTCGATGACCGCATAGCGCACCCCGGGACGTCGCCCGGTGCGTTGCAGGATGCGGAAGGTCTCGGCGCGACGGGCATAGGTGCCGAAGAAGCCGTGCAGGTCCGTTTTGGTGCCGCGGATGTTGCCGACGTAAATCTGCATCACCACCCCCATTGTTATTGGTGTTATGGACGGTCTGAGTAAATCCATCCTGGATCTCTCAGGCCTCGCAGCGCGAGACAGCGTGATTCTCCCCCTGCGTGGTTATCAACGGTGGGGCCGCTGATAACGGCGGCACCCCCTGTGCCGCCGGAAACGCTGAATCGATGCGCGCTTCCTTCTGTCAAACCATTGACATAATGGACCCTGCCGGTGACGGCTGCAAGTCACTCCCCGGTGCGCGTGGCGGCGGTGGGTGCGCCTACAGCGCCAAGGGCGGTTCGGCGAGCCGCTCCCGCTGCTCGCGCAGCGTCTGCAGCTGATCCTCCCAGTAGCGGGCGGTGTGGAACCAGGGGAAGTGCATGGGAAAGGCGGGATCGTCCCAGCGGCGGGCCAGCCACGCGCTGTAGGTGATGAGCCGCAGCGCGCGCAGCGCCTCGACGAGGTGCAGCTCCAGCGGGTCGAAGTCGTAGAACTCCCGGTAGCCCTCGAGCAGGGCGCGCAGCTGGCCCTCCATCTCCTCACGTGTACCCGAGAGCAGCATCCACAGGTCCTGCACCGCGGGGCCGTTGCGGCAGTCGTCGAGGTCCACGAAATGGGGGCCCGCATCGGTCCACAGCACGTTGCCGGCATGGCAGTCGCCGTGCAGGCGCAGGGTGCGATAGGGCCCGACGCGCTCGAAGGCGGCCTCCACCGCGTCCAGCAGGGGTTCGGCCGCCGCGCGGTAGTTGTGCGCCAACGCGTCGGGCACGGCCTCGGCCAGCAGGTAGGCGAGCGCGCTGCGCCCATCCGCGGGGCTCACGCGCGGGCGATGCTCGAAGCGTCGTGCCGCGCCGAGCAGGTGGATGCGCCCCAGGAAGCGGCCCAGCCAGGTGAGGTGCTCGGGATTGTCCAGCGACGGCGCGCGCCCCCCGCGGCGCGGGAACACCGCGTAGCGGAACGGCCCGTCGTGGTGCAGCGTGCGCCCCTCCAGCATCAGCGGCGCGACCACGGGGATCTCCGCCTCGGCCAGCGCCAGGGCGTAGGCGTGCTCCTCCAGGATGGCGGCATCGTCCCAGCGCGCGGGACGATAGAACTTCGCCACCACGAAGCGGTCATCCTCTATGCCGATCTGATAGACGCGGTTCTCGTAGCTGTTGAGCGCGAGCAGCCGCCCGTCGGGGCGCAGCCCCAGGGCCTCCACCGCGTCCAGCACCCGGTCGGGAGTGAGCGCGTCATAAGGGTGCGCAGGGGCGTTCATCCCGGGGATTCTAGCAGGGCCTTGAAACCAGGGGGCCTGCCGCGTTCGACGTCTTACCCCCGGCGTGTGCACAGGCGCGGTCCTTTGACCGACGCCGCGCCGCCCCGCAGAATGATTCGTCTTGCCGCACAGGAGAACCGAGCGTCCATGGACAACCCCTTGTTGCACACCGCCGGGCTGCCGGCCTTCAGCCAGATCCGACCCGAGCATGTGGAGCCCGCCATCGACCAGATCCTGGCCGACAACCGCGCCGCGCGCGAGGCGCTGCTCGCCCAGGCCGGGCCCTACACCTGGGACAACTTGGTGGCGCCGCTGGAGGCGCTGGAGGATCGCCTGGAACGCGCCTGGTCGCCGGTCGGCCACCTCAACGCGGTGGTCAACTCCGAGGCGCTGCGCGCGGCCTACAACGCCTGCCTGCCCAAACTGAGCGCCTATGCCACCGAACTCGGCCACGACAGTCGGCTGTTCGCGGCCTACCAGTC contains the following coding sequences:
- a CDS encoding gamma carbonic anhydrase family protein, giving the protein MSLRAFDGRHPELATGAWVDASALVVGAVSLGADASVWPMAVARGDVNRIEIGARTNIQDASVLHVTHAHGDAPGYPLSIGAEVTVGHRVVLHGCSIGERCLIGMGAVVMDGAVLEPYVLLGAASVVPPGRRLEGGYLWLGSPARRVRPLRAEERAWIEYSAGFYVELKNRHAAG
- a CDS encoding serine/threonine protein kinase, which produces MNAPAHPYDALTPDRVLDAVEALGLRPDGRLLALNSYENRVYQIGIEDDRFVVAKFYRPARWDDAAILEEHAYALALAEAEIPVVAPLMLEGRTLHHDGPFRYAVFPRRGGRAPSLDNPEHLTWLGRFLGRIHLLGAARRFEHRPRVSPADGRSALAYLLAEAVPDALAHNYRAAAEPLLDAVEAAFERVGPYRTLRLHGDCHAGNVLWTDAGPHFVDLDDCRNGPAVQDLWMLLSGTREEMEGQLRALLEGYREFYDFDPLELHLVEALRALRLITYSAWLARRWDDPAFPMHFPWFHTARYWEDQLQTLREQRERLAEPPLAL
- the aroE gene encoding shikimate dehydrogenase, with amino-acid sequence MADLFDFDTRPDEYAVMGNPVAHSQSPRIHALFAQQTGQRVHYSAIHVDLGGFAQAVGNFAANGGKGLNITVPFKGEAFALADELSERAGEARAVNTFVCRRDGYLIGDNTDGVGLVRDLTQNHAAPLAGKRVLLLGAGGAARGVLGPLLAEGPAELHIANRTADRAEVLAEAFAATGRVRGGGYGGLQGAYDLIINATSASLGGELPPLPDDALAPGGWCYDMMYGKEPTPFLRWAAAHGAAQALDGVGMLVEQAAESFSIWRKVRPATAPVIAALRAGA